A window of the Bdellovibrionales bacterium genome harbors these coding sequences:
- a CDS encoding polysaccharide deacetylase family protein yields MAFSRAVLILAAAFVLSCNHTETKKEEVREPSSVTGAAAIPLKQLEETDIAPLKAVADNQDSQRVKELLSGIRIAQILVSSFDARLAKVSAASDADQLMSSQLYCRLQEVRPLQEAIEDKLRVILASAMQNGPAGKEWFYGQLRDFAKVDTLNEIATMQIVRVLAEDEVLNCGAKNCFAAEAVKFPEFHVNPFDDEAMVTYVGTRMVQYSKVTPADLKPGTCFSETREPNQAGVYDWAHRNWIGSSLPSGQFVFTYDDGPHPSFTKEIRDTWARAGMAKPAFFWLSKNVDRLKSVVNETNSQGYVIGSHSVDHKNLGALAKAGNTKALDYEINGAVATLSKALGRPVRYFRLPYGSGVKSALIGARFQALNLEHFFWRVDSLDWQDKNPASIRNRVVAQMKAVGSGIILFHDIHPQSAKAAQLMVDYIKANPKYKAVNILDIPGLPK; encoded by the coding sequence ATGGCTTTTTCCCGTGCTGTTTTGATATTAGCTGCGGCCTTTGTGCTTTCTTGCAATCACACAGAGACAAAAAAAGAAGAAGTTCGCGAGCCGTCGAGCGTTACTGGCGCCGCCGCAATCCCGTTAAAACAACTTGAAGAAACTGACATTGCGCCATTGAAAGCCGTAGCAGACAATCAAGACTCACAGCGTGTGAAGGAGCTTCTCAGTGGGATCCGCATCGCGCAAATTCTTGTCTCTTCTTTTGATGCCCGTCTTGCGAAGGTTTCAGCGGCAAGCGACGCAGATCAGTTGATGAGTTCTCAGCTCTATTGCCGTTTGCAGGAAGTGCGTCCCTTACAAGAAGCCATCGAGGATAAATTGCGCGTGATTCTTGCCTCGGCAATGCAAAATGGCCCTGCGGGTAAGGAGTGGTTCTATGGTCAACTCCGTGATTTTGCAAAGGTCGACACCTTAAATGAAATTGCAACAATGCAAATAGTGCGTGTGCTGGCAGAGGATGAAGTTCTTAATTGCGGCGCGAAGAATTGCTTTGCCGCGGAAGCTGTGAAATTCCCTGAGTTTCACGTAAATCCTTTTGATGACGAAGCCATGGTGACCTACGTTGGCACTCGCATGGTGCAATATTCGAAAGTAACACCGGCAGATTTAAAGCCAGGGACTTGCTTTAGCGAGACCCGTGAGCCGAATCAAGCGGGGGTTTATGACTGGGCTCATCGCAATTGGATCGGCTCATCACTGCCGTCAGGGCAGTTTGTATTTACTTATGATGATGGCCCCCATCCCAGCTTCACGAAAGAAATTCGTGATACGTGGGCGCGTGCGGGAATGGCAAAGCCGGCCTTTTTCTGGCTTTCGAAAAATGTCGATCGTCTCAAATCCGTTGTGAATGAAACCAACTCTCAAGGGTATGTCATCGGCTCGCACTCTGTGGATCATAAAAACCTTGGAGCTCTTGCAAAAGCGGGAAATACAAAAGCCCTGGATTACGAGATCAACGGTGCGGTGGCAACTCTCAGTAAGGCGCTCGGCCGTCCCGTGCGCTATTTCCGTTTGCCTTACGGCTCTGGAGTGAAGAGTGCCCTGATTGGCGCACGTTTTCAGGCATTGAATCTTGAACACTTCTTCTGGCGTGTGGATTCTTTAGATTGGCAGGATAAGAATCCGGCTTCAATCCGTAATCGTGTGGTGGCGCAAATGAAAGCGGTGGGCAGTGGAATTATTCTTTTCCATGACATTCATCCTCAATCGGCAAAAGCCGCGCAACTGATGGTGGATTACATCAAGGCAAATCCGAAATACAAAGCGGTCAATATTTTAGATATCCCTGGGCTGCCGAAATAG
- a CDS encoding DUF2339 domain-containing protein — protein MDLQAKVDHLENRILHLEKMLGVAKDIPVNGPAPTIAKETEPLTVREKNLSQNGMSWLGLAGIAFVVMAALYLVKLAVDSGWLTPFRQVVLATALGFSLIVAAFKIKTQDREYLSYLPAAGCIILFLTALGGCLVHKLYDPLVSLLFCGLISIGCILIYDRLLLFPYLLLSNIGAYLIPFFFSGAIQADLIQNYFLVVSVTYTVIAVILESRPINVIAAYFALFTTAIIGFSAPGELSAGATYLGLQAIIFIGGTLYHTLSLKQPLRTEQSLAYFPLILFFYGLEYSFIDRLYPEAAPFAAVGFAVVLLVIYAALKRRLPKDTVLPSEDILLSSATLILTHAVYFVLTPDIYQPLLFIALAGIALYFYHNATWPKNWELFRKILKAIGFGLAAWNYAMILFSLLTKDENVWTASGFLMSVGLLGVFKFSGIFKKQQEDIPAMLYTPHVLMAASLYAILKPFGSFAVSFAWALYALGVLGYGYKNKDKTFARSSLVILILSSLKAFFYDLSGANTGARVACLLVTGILLYISGWMFRKI, from the coding sequence GTAAATGGACCGGCCCCAACGATCGCCAAGGAAACGGAACCTCTCACAGTTCGTGAAAAAAATCTTTCCCAAAATGGCATGAGTTGGCTTGGACTTGCAGGGATTGCTTTCGTCGTTATGGCAGCATTGTATTTGGTAAAACTGGCCGTCGATTCAGGATGGCTGACTCCGTTCCGTCAGGTGGTGCTGGCAACCGCCCTGGGATTTTCACTTATCGTGGCAGCGTTTAAAATCAAGACTCAGGATCGCGAATATTTAAGTTATTTACCGGCTGCTGGATGTATTATTTTATTTCTAACGGCCCTTGGCGGATGCCTGGTTCATAAACTCTATGATCCGCTCGTGTCTTTGCTTTTTTGCGGGCTGATTTCGATTGGCTGCATTCTCATTTACGATCGCCTTTTACTTTTTCCATATCTCTTACTTTCAAATATCGGCGCTTATTTAATTCCTTTTTTCTTTTCTGGGGCCATTCAAGCAGATCTCATTCAAAACTATTTCCTGGTGGTCTCAGTCACTTACACGGTGATTGCCGTGATTTTAGAGTCGCGTCCTATCAACGTGATCGCCGCTTATTTCGCGCTTTTCACGACTGCGATCATCGGTTTTTCTGCTCCCGGAGAACTCTCAGCCGGAGCGACTTATCTGGGATTGCAGGCGATTATCTTTATCGGCGGCACTCTCTATCACACCTTGAGCCTCAAGCAGCCACTAAGGACCGAGCAGTCCTTGGCTTATTTCCCTTTGATTCTATTTTTCTATGGTCTTGAGTACTCTTTCATCGATCGCCTTTACCCTGAAGCAGCTCCGTTTGCGGCTGTGGGATTTGCCGTCGTCCTTCTCGTGATCTATGCCGCGCTCAAACGCCGGCTCCCGAAAGACACAGTCCTCCCGAGCGAAGATATTCTTTTATCGTCTGCGACTTTGATTCTAACTCACGCAGTTTATTTTGTTCTGACGCCGGATATTTATCAGCCATTGCTATTCATAGCTCTTGCGGGGATTGCGCTTTATTTTTATCACAACGCCACTTGGCCAAAAAACTGGGAGCTTTTCCGTAAAATACTTAAAGCCATCGGTTTTGGGCTTGCTGCTTGGAACTACGCGATGATTTTATTCTCCCTGCTCACGAAAGATGAAAACGTCTGGACCGCTTCGGGCTTTTTAATGTCCGTGGGTCTTTTAGGAGTCTTTAAATTCTCAGGCATTTTCAAAAAGCAGCAAGAGGACATTCCGGCCATGCTCTATACGCCTCACGTGCTTATGGCGGCGAGTCTTTATGCGATCTTAAAACCCTTCGGTTCCTTCGCGGTGTCTTTCGCGTGGGCTCTATACGCCTTAGGGGTGTTGGGTTATGGCTATAAGAACAAAGATAAAACCTTCGCCCGCTCGTCGCTGGTGATTCTGATTTTATCTTCACTGAAGGCGTTTTTCTATGACTTATCAGGCGCAAACACCGGTGCCAGGGTTGCATGCCTTCTTGTCACGGGGATATTGCTTTATATTTCCGGCTGGATGTTCAGAAAGATTTAA